Proteins encoded by one window of Mariniplasma anaerobium:
- a CDS encoding (2Fe-2S)-binding protein, which translates to MTNIKFKLNGKDVDLNLDPSMRFLDVLRNHFGLTGPKEGCGEGECGACAVLLDGHIVHSCCLPLANVEGKEIVTIEGFTKTKRYQALADAILEEGGSQCGICTPGMMIAAESLLNQNPKPSEDEIRIGLSGNLCRCTGYNMIVKAVKTASKKGDGLW; encoded by the coding sequence ATGACTAATATAAAATTTAAACTAAATGGTAAAGATGTTGATTTGAATTTAGATCCTAGCATGCGTTTTTTAGATGTTTTAAGAAATCATTTTGGATTAACAGGTCCTAAAGAAGGATGTGGCGAAGGAGAATGTGGAGCATGCGCTGTTTTACTTGATGGTCACATTGTTCATAGTTGTTGTCTACCTTTAGCAAATGTTGAAGGAAAAGAAATTGTAACCATTGAAGGTTTTACGAAAACAAAAAGATATCAAGCATTAGCTGATGCTATATTAGAAGAAGGTGGCTCTCAATGTGGTATATGTACACCGGGTATGATGATTGCTGCTGAAAGTTTATTAAATCAAAATCCAAAACCTAGTGAAGATGAAATTCGTATAGGTCTTTCGGGAAATTTATGTCGCTGTACAGGTTATAACATGATTGTCAAAGCAGTGAAAACAGCTTCTAAAAAGGGGGATGGACTATGGTGA
- a CDS encoding xanthine dehydrogenase family protein molybdopterin-binding subunit gives MKDISKSIQKEDHVEKVSGKAIYVSDIKMDGMLFAKTVRSIHPKAKIDSIEIPKLPKDYFIVDYKDIPGKNFVKMIFEDWPIFAEHTVNYIGEPIMLVIGKDKQVINQIIDNIKIEYTILEPLFEYKKSVINKKFKKGNIEQAFLKPYKIVSHTYETGYQEQAYIEPQGFIAYPEENKKITLIGSIQCPYYVKNAVISALDCKDDEVRVIQPTVGGAFGGKEEFPSVMACQLAVAVKKIGKPIKMIYEREEDMAVTTKRHPSKIKLTAAIDENHHIQGIKAHVSLDSGAYTGLSGVVLARAMIASTDAYTVDHLDVSGDVYETNTVPNGAFRGFGAPQMIFAFEMFMNHIAKELDIDPLPFRLNHLAKQNDLTSTGGVFRDPIIMKKMIDKAMEISDYKQKYETYQDPKSFKGIGMSWFLHGCGFTGSGESTHINAKVRLRKDKDNQVYILVAAVEMGQGAKTALKKIVVQTLDVPSNQVTFNNPDTDFVPDSGPTVASRTIMIVGGLLARAALKLKETWIDDQEMVVNERYQQPEYIKWDEDTLHGDAYPAYSWGVNIVEVEVSPVTFQANLKGIWSVYDVGKAIDERMVLGQADGGIAQGVAYGYLEVMKHENGKIRQKTMTDYIIPTSVDMPKTETHIMENPYILGPYGAKGVGELTLVGGAPAVALAIEQAIKRKVKKIPATPEYMMELINHD, from the coding sequence ATGAAGGATATCAGTAAATCAATACAAAAAGAAGATCATGTTGAAAAGGTTTCTGGTAAAGCAATTTATGTCAGTGATATTAAAATGGATGGAATGCTGTTTGCTAAGACAGTAAGATCTATACATCCAAAAGCTAAAATAGATAGTATTGAAATCCCTAAGTTACCTAAGGATTATTTTATCGTTGACTATAAAGATATTCCTGGGAAAAACTTTGTCAAAATGATTTTTGAAGATTGGCCAATATTTGCAGAACATACTGTCAATTATATTGGGGAACCTATTATGCTTGTTATCGGTAAAGATAAACAAGTCATCAATCAAATTATTGATAACATAAAAATCGAATATACAATATTAGAACCATTGTTTGAATATAAAAAAAGTGTTATAAACAAAAAGTTTAAAAAAGGAAATATAGAACAAGCTTTTTTGAAACCTTATAAGATTGTATCACATACATATGAGACAGGTTATCAAGAACAAGCTTATATAGAGCCTCAAGGATTTATTGCATATCCTGAGGAAAACAAGAAAATAACATTAATAGGATCTATCCAATGTCCTTATTATGTTAAAAATGCTGTTATATCAGCCCTTGATTGTAAAGATGATGAGGTTCGTGTAATTCAACCTACAGTTGGTGGAGCATTTGGTGGTAAAGAAGAATTCCCATCAGTTATGGCATGCCAACTTGCAGTTGCTGTTAAAAAAATAGGTAAACCTATTAAGATGATCTATGAACGTGAAGAAGATATGGCAGTAACAACTAAACGTCATCCTTCCAAAATTAAATTGACTGCAGCTATTGATGAAAATCATCATATACAAGGTATTAAAGCTCATGTATCTTTAGATAGTGGAGCATATACGGGATTAAGTGGTGTAGTTTTAGCTAGAGCTATGATTGCATCAACAGATGCTTATACAGTGGATCATTTAGATGTGTCTGGTGATGTTTATGAGACTAATACTGTTCCAAATGGAGCATTTAGAGGATTTGGTGCACCACAAATGATTTTTGCTTTTGAGATGTTTATGAATCATATTGCAAAAGAACTAGATATTGATCCTCTTCCTTTTAGATTAAATCATTTAGCAAAACAAAATGATTTAACTTCAACTGGTGGGGTTTTTAGAGATCCAATTATTATGAAAAAAATGATAGATAAGGCTATGGAAATTTCTGATTATAAACAAAAATATGAAACTTATCAAGATCCTAAATCTTTTAAAGGTATTGGGATGAGTTGGTTTTTACATGGATGTGGATTCACTGGTAGTGGTGAAAGCACACATATCAATGCAAAAGTTAGACTAAGAAAAGATAAAGATAATCAAGTTTATATTTTGGTTGCCGCAGTTGAAATGGGACAAGGCGCTAAAACTGCTCTTAAAAAAATAGTTGTACAAACTTTAGATGTTCCATCAAATCAAGTTACTTTTAATAATCCAGATACTGATTTTGTTCCTGATTCAGGACCAACTGTCGCATCTAGAACTATTATGATTGTTGGTGGTCTTCTTGCTAGAGCAGCATTAAAACTTAAAGAGACTTGGATTGATGATCAAGAAATGGTTGTCAATGAAAGATATCAACAACCCGAATATATTAAATGGGATGAAGATACATTGCATGGTGATGCATATCCTGCATACTCATGGGGTGTAAACATTGTTGAAGTTGAAGTGTCGCCAGTTACATTTCAAGCAAACCTTAAAGGTATTTGGAGTGTCTATGATGTAGGCAAAGCAATTGATGAGCGTATGGTTTTAGGTCAAGCTGATGGTGGTATTGCACAAGGCGTAGCTTATGGATATTTAGAAGTAATGAAACACGAGAATGGGAAAATAAGACAAAAAACAATGACAGATTATATCATACCTACTTCAGTAGATATGCCAAAAACAGAAACTCATATTATGGAAAATCCTTATATATTAGGTCCATATGGAGCAAAAGGTGTTGGAGAACTAACGCTAGTTGGTGGAGCACCTGCTGTTGCGCTAGCTATAGAACAAGCAATTAAAAGGAAAGTTAAGAAAATCCCGGCAACACCAGAATATATGATGGAGTTGATTAATCATGACTAA